Within the Ananas comosus cultivar F153 linkage group 25, ASM154086v1, whole genome shotgun sequence genome, the region AACTTCTTTTCTAAACCAAACTATTAGTAGGAGTGATGATTATCTGAATCTTCTCTAGTGTGTCTGAAATGTTTGTTATCCTTATTTCCAGTTCAGAACAATACTCCATCTTTACTGCTGAGTAGAAAATTTGTGCATCAGTTGAAAACTAAATATGGTGTTTGCTTTGGCTCTGGAAAATagtagaaaattaatattttgatccTACTGTGAAATTCTGCTGAGTAATCTTATAAGGCATGTCTACAATTCTGACCTGTAATTaagattttcttcttcttcttcttcttctcttcttttcttagGAAGATATTCTGAGAACCACCCTTCCACAGCAGATGCAAAAAGCCTAAGATCTCTTTCTAAAAACTCTCCCATAGCTTACACATGTGCATCCAAAGGTTATGTCGTTTGTTATCGATTCATGTAAATTGATTGACTCTGCATCATATTGCTAGAAATTCCAGTTACAAATCAACCTTTTAAAATTGGATAACAGAGATGCATACCAAAAAGAGCGGCGAGGATATCAGAACCAACTTCCGAGCTACTTTTGTTTCACGACCTAGAGCCGTCTTATCGAGCCCaggtatcattttttttttcttttacttatttttagtttattgaTCATCCTGGCGTCTAGTTCTGACAGAAgtaaaaagtctcaaaattttCCTAGAGAAGTGCTGTTGAAGTTTCATTATAAATTGAGCAAGTGTTTGCTTATCCGACCGATTATAACTTTGCAGAATCTGCTAGAGCTGAATTTAGGAAGCCATGCTGCTTTTTCGTCGAGCATACTTTCAGaaatttttctgaatttttcttTCTCAGAAAACGATGAATTAATCGGACACCAAAATCGGCTAATGGAAGAAAGAGATGCACTATGGAAGAAA harbors:
- the LOC109729053 gene encoding uncharacterized protein LOC109729053, translated to MYPRVKATREKEDPKANEDTTRFLLRLVDSLSEQGHSFSRTPPSYGRYSENHPSTADAKSLRSLSKNSPIAYTCASKEMHTKKSGEDIRTNFRATFVSRPRAVLSSPENDELIGHQNRLMEERDALWKKQSMNQQQHIHGHDQLSHKAARVAKNSTERQKP